Genomic DNA from Anas platyrhynchos isolate ZD024472 breed Pekin duck chromosome 36, IASCAAS_PekinDuck_T2T, whole genome shotgun sequence:
gcatcattttatttttatttttatttttgtcataacTGTCAGCTGGAAGTATCTCAAACAGCACCTACCTCTAGGCAACATGACTTATTCTCCCTGTTCTACATTTAAGTTCAACATCATCTGTAAAGTTAGGCAAATTAAATTTCACCATCtttataacaaaaaataaataattaaatcttCCTTGGAGAAAAGTACGTTTTTGAAAactcttattttaaatgttaagcTCATTAGAAGATCTATGATAAGATAACTCATTAAAAGATAGATATTTTCCAAAGATCTGCTAGAATTTGGCAGGGTATTGAGCATACCTTGCTTTGAGAAGCTTGACATGAACCTGCAGCGTGTgcttgcagctcagaaagccAACCAAATCCTGGACTGCATgaagaggagtggccagcatgTCGAGGGAGCTgactgtgcccctctgctctacccttgtgaggccccacttggattCCTGCACCCAGGTCTGAAGCTCCCAGCCCAAAAAGGATTTGGACCTGTTACAGGAGGGCCATAGATGATGAGATGGTTGGAGCACATCTCTGAAGAAAGTCTGAGAGAACTGGAgatattcagcctggagaagagaaggctctggggagacctcattgcagcctttcagtacttaaaggagTCACATTAAAAAGGTGGAGAGAAACTTTTTGATGCAGCAGATAGTGATAGGATAAGGGGGAATTGTTTTAAAACTCTCGCCGAGGCAGTCAGCTCTGGGGCAGATGCGTTCTGCAGTGGAGTAGGGGATTGTAGTGTGCAAGGTGTTTTCTGGTTCAAGGCCACATGAGGCAGCCAAGGAAGCCACCAGGACCCAGAAGCGTTCACAAGGGCAACAGATGAGGCTTGGGCAGAGCCAGCAACACCCCCCTCTGTCATACAAAGACAGTCCCTAGGGAATGCAAGTGACCGGGAGCGCGGCGAACAGGGTGGACAAAGAGAATGTGGCGTGGCAGTCAAGGCATGGTGAGGCAGTTTGCATgggcagggtgagcagggagggTGGAATATCCCCCCCATTCAGGAGATGGGTTCACCTATCAGCTGCCAACCAGATGGCAAACACAGccatggtctccaccaggcagaaAATGCTCACCAAAAAGACTTGAACCCAGGATGAAGAGACAgatgaggcttttctgtaaacATCTGGCGAAAGTCATGCAATCACAAGCACTTCTTCTCATTGGGAATTCAATGTCCTGTCTTACTAGAGATCCCAGACCTCAATAAATGCGGTGCTTGCTTTTTGCCTTGAGGTTCTTCGCCTGAGGGTGGCTCTTCTTCCTTTGAGGTGCCTGCTTATGTTTAGCACAAAagataatttcttattttctgcagCAAGTGCACACCCCCACATCATGAGCCTTGACTCTCAGCTGTGACAAGCACAATGCAGACCTACGTGCAAATGCTGACAATAAAGGCATTCTGAAGCAATCTCCTAGGGAAATTATTTGGATTTTCACTTGCCCCTGTTCTTTCAGCTACCCTTCCCAGCCTGCTGCACCCCATGGGAGGTACTGCAGACACACAGGAAGGATATTATAGGAGTGCCAGATAGCTCTGATCATAGCccagatatatttattttttttctttttcaagtgcAAACCATTATGTTGCAATTAGCAATGACCAGGGTCTTTCCTCTGTCCCCAGTGCAGAGCTGACCTCAACAACATCATGGCCAAGGCGAACAATACAAACAATAAATCTTTTGAGGAAGTGTGGTTTAAcctaaagctgaaaaaaaaaaaaaagtattttaatccTAACCCCAACCTTATAATCTGGAATGCTATTGAGATCATGATAAGGACACCACAGCCTTGACACCCGCATGCAAACTTCTAGTGACATTATAGAAGTCCCAGACTGCCATACAATGCAACCCAGAAGGGTATGGGTCTCCTCTGCATGAGATCTGTCCCACCTAAATGTTTATTTCTGGTACTCTGGAGCTTCTCAAATGACAGGAGGCCCCAAGAAGTggtagatgccccatccctggaagtgtttaaggccagtttggatggggctttgagcaactttGTCTAGGGCAATGTGGAATGGCTCAGACCCAAGGGGGGTGATCAGTGGTGCAACGCCAAACTGAATGCAGCTAACTAGTGGTGTAACCCAGGGATCTAAACGCAGTCCAATTCCATTCaaaatcagcattattctcaggATGCTGGAGCAGAGGTTTACAAGCTCGTAGCTGACACCACAATGGGGATTCACTCACCGGGGAATGAGGGAGTAGCTCCATCCACCCAACTCTGTATATTCACTTCCAGGAAAATTTTCCTGGATGCTTGTGCTGTGAAACAGGAATGCATGGGCCTGAAAGAAGCTGTGGAGCAAGTGTGTTGATGTGGGTTGGAGAGGTGAGGGACATTCCTTGCAGGAAGGAGCCTGAAACCCACCTCCCCTCCAGCCACACACCCAAACATCTCTTGCTCAGTTATCACCCCACTTTCATTTCCCCTATTCCCACCATGCAATCCTGCAGCATCATGCCTCCCCACTGAGAGGCTCCTCTCCAGCACAAacttgtagtgggtttacgttgcaaggttttggtagcaggggggcataggggtggtttctgtgagaaggatcgagaagctgccccatgtttgctaagggccccactgctgaccagagccaagacaataagtgatgttgttttgcgcctctgtgagagcatatttaagacagggaaaaaaatgctgagccatacagcagctgggagagtgagaggagtgaggaacagccttgcaggcaccaaggtcagtgaagaaggagggggagaggtgctccaggcactggagcagaagtcccctgcggcctgtggtgaggaccatggtgaagcaggaagtctccctgcagcccatggagtaccacggtggagcagggttccacgctgcagcccatggaggagaccatggtggagcaggtggccctgcaccgacggaggctgccgcctgtggaagtcccctgctggagcaggcctcaggccagacctgtagcccatggagaggagaccacacaggagAAGGtaacctggcaggagctgctgccgtgggggacccaggttggagcagtttgctcctgagggatggaccccatggtacagacccatatctggagcagttctggaagagctgctgcctgtgggaatcccacgccagatcagttcatcaaagactgcatcccgtgggtgggaccccacagcacaggggacaagagtgactgagaaggagtgtcagagaagaagcactgtagactgaccataacccccattcccctgcccCCTGCGCCacacggggggaggaggtggaagagggtggatgtgggggaaggtgcttttggtttctttcctttgtttctcacttctctagcttgttagtaataagcaataaatcttactatctccctatgctgagtctgttttgcctgttacaataattactgcatgatcttcttgtccttatctcgtcctttgagcccttttaatcatttttcctccccattcctctttgaggagggtgagtgagagagcagctgtggttgagctcggctgcccactcgagtggaACGACAACACCTGCACAAACTTGCCCTGGAGTCCCCAGCTGCACACCAAGGCCCCAGATGCCAGCACTGGGAGCTGCACAGTGGGGACACCGTGGTTCCTTCCAGATCCTTGCAGGTGTTGCTGTGGGATGGCAAAAACCTCATTGAGCAAGGCTGGGGATGGGCTGTGGGTGTGGGGGCCAGCCATGCTGAGACCCCATCCCCATGAACAAGCCAGCTCATGTAAATTCCTAGACATAGGTTTCTAAAGGAGAGAGGTATGGCTTGGAGCAGTAGTGGCACAGCCCACAGTCCATCCACATCCCCAGCCCTTGCTCTCTGTGCCCTGGAGAGCCCCTTTTTTGGCAGCAGAGGTGATGCTATAGAGATAGGAGAACCCCTtaactgcagcacaggaggagcaCTGAACCAAAATTTCTTATTCATCTTGGGCCCTGATGGTGTTCAACACAGGAGCACGAGCCAGGAGGCCACCTAAAGAGATGGAGCAGGGATTCCTCTCTTTGAAGCAGGaggggcagcagagctgcaaaaTGCTTTGTGTGCCTCGCAGGAAAGATTCCTTTTGGGGTGTTCACACCCAGGGAACAAAactcctctcccttcccatcTTCAGCACACACACCTCTCCCTTTTGCCACCCATCCCCATGCTCACACTCACCTGGGGATCTGCAGAGGTCCTGGGTGGTCATGCCAGCACCTGCACCATGGGGCACAGAGGGTTTTGCTTAGGGGGGACAAGACCTGGTGTACCCACATGCCCTCACccatgcctctgctgctgggtAATTGTTAGGCAAGCCACCTTCCCACCACTGTGTCTTGAACAGCACCAAAGAGGTCTCTTCCCTGGGgccattccaagcccctttttgTTGTATTGCTGTTCCAGGTAGAGGTCCCTGGATCACAAAGCACTCCAACACCTCTCTGTCCTCACACTATGGCTCCAAATCCCTTTTAAGAGCCATGAATGTCGTCCATGGGATAGATcacataaaaagaaagagaaaaaaaaaaaaaaagaaaacaaaaaaaaacattgtcttCCCAAAAAGTACCTTCTGTTCAAAGAGAATGAAGAGGAGTCTTCCACAAATTTACAGGACAAATCTgctgttatctcaaccctcgcAGACCCAACTATCCCATGGTAAGAGAACCCCAGACCCTGCTGCCAACAACAGCTCCACAGCCAATTGTTGACTTCTTTTCCTAGTGCTTCACCTCCTCACACCCTTTGCCCTCCCCATCAGGATGAAGGGCAACACTGCCTGCAGCCTTGATAAATGCCCCAAATCTCTAATATCACTTTGGACTTGGTGCAGGAATCCCCTGGCAGCATCATTTGTACAGACATTGAAGAAAAGGGGAGTGACGTGGTCAGAAGAGGGCAAAGCAGTGAGCAGTGTTGGGAAACACTGCTCTCAAAGCAGTTCTCAAAACAGTGAGCAGTGTTGGGAAACACTGCTCACTGCTTTGAGAACTGCTCACTGCTTGGAGAACAAGTTCTACGAGGAGCGACTAAGGGAGctggctcaggggcgaccttatcactctttataagtacattaaaggaggctgtagtgagctATGGGTTGgactgttctcccatgtgcctggtgacaggacgagggggaatgggcttaagttgcgccaggggagttttaggttagatgttaggaagaacttctttactgaaagggttgttagacattggaacgggctgcccagggaagtagttgagtcaccatccctggaggtctttaaaagacgtttagatgtagaacttagtgatatggtttagtggaggacttgttaatgttaggtcagaggttagactcgatgatcttgatatcccttccaacctagaaattctgtgattctgattctgtgaaacagagCAGGAGGGCTTTGCAAGGATGTTGCTCATGAGATACAGGTAAAAACCACACGTGCTGTGGTGTCTGAgaggacagaaataaaagcGGGGGCTCAGCAAATGCAACAGATATAGCAGGGGCTGAGGCCAGACCCACCCTGATGAGAGCTTCTGCTGTGGGCAAGGCTCAGGTGGCCACAGAAAGCCCACAGCACATGTCCCACCTGCACTTTAGGCCATTGTCCCACTGTCCCCAGCtaacagcaaagcagaaactAGAAGCAGATGCTGCTCCCTAAAATCAGTGCCCCAAAAGATGCCGGGGCAGGCGCCATGGGAAAGGCTGTCTCCTCCTGGCCCTgccatcctgctgctggtgctctgTGAGTTAGGGCATTGCTGGGGGTCGGGGCTGAGGGctgaagggctgctgctgggggtagGACAAGCCCGTGGTGGGCACAGGGGAGGATTTAACAGTGTGTGTGCGGGGCAGACATGCAGCACTTAGAGCGAGACTTTCAGAATGCTGAATGCAGAATAGATTGTCACCTTCTCCTCCACTCCCTCTCATGAGGAAGCTttaggctgcaatgaggtctcccctcagcctccccttttccaggctgaacaggccaaacgacctcagcctctcctcatacgGAAGATGCTCCAAGCCCAATATCATCTTTGCGGCTATTGTAGTTTAACCCAGCTgacagctaaacaccacaaagCCATTCACTCACCTTCCCCcatccctctctgggatgggggagagaaacaggaaagtgaagcctgtgggttgagataaggacaggttattaagacaggaaaataataataataattataataatatctataataataaaaatagtgatgataatagtactactactaataatgtgtacaaaacaagtgatacaTAATGCAATTACACACCACCTGCTGACAGATACCCAGCCTTACCCTGAGCAATACAGCCCCACCCCACCCTGGCAACCACCACGATATATtatttagcatgacatcagaggGTATGGGATACCCCTTTGTccactttgggtcagctgttctgggtctgtcccctcccagctcttgctgcaacaccagcctgcccactggcagaacagagcgagaagctgaaatgctcttggtgtaagcactgctctgcaacaattaaaacatcagcgtgtTATCAACActtttctcatcctaatccaaaacacagcaccctaacagctactaggaggaaaattaacgctagcctaactgaaaccaggacagtggcCCTCAGCTGGACTCTTCCCAGGAGatctctgtcttttttgtagtggggaacccagaactggacacagtactccaggtaaggctggagcagggcagagtagagggggggGATCACCTCCCTTACCCCACTGTCCACGCTTCTTTTACTGCACGCCAaaatcccattggccttcttagccaccagggcacactgctggctcatggctaACCTATCGTGCACCAGTacacccaggtccttctctgcagagctcctctccagcaggttgtccccctgccagtactgatacatgtggttgttccttcccaggtgtaGGACTCTAtgcttgctcttgttaaactttatttgatttcttcctgcccagctctccagcctgtcttGCTGAATGGCACCACAGCCTTCAGGTATGTCAGCTACCCCTCCCAGCTTGGTATCATCGGCGTACTTACTGAGGGTGGATACAATTCCTTCACCAAGGTCGTCGATGGAGATAttgaacaagaccagacccagTCCAAATGcttggggaacaccgctagtcacaggtctccagccggACTCTACGTTGCTGATCACCACCttctgagcttggccagtcagccagttctcaacccatcTTACTGCCCACTCATCCATCCCACACTTTgtcagctttgctagcaggatgtcGAGGAGACAGTATCCAAAGTCTTGCTAAAGTCTAGGTAGGTGACATCCACGGATCTCCctccatctacccagctggtgatgccagaGTGACATAGTCAGAAGAAGGCAAAGCAGTGAGCAGTATTGGGACAACGATCAGGAGGGCATTGCACAGAGAATGCTGCCCCTGAGATACAAATAGAAGCCACGTGTGCTGCGGTGTCTGAGAGGACAAAAATAACAGTGGGGGCTCTCAAAATACAACGGATACAGCAGGGGCTGAGGCAGGGCCCTCACTGATGAGAATCTTTTAGTGTGGTCCAGGCTCAGGCAGCCACAGAAAGCCCACAGTACGGGTTCTGGCTGCACTGCAAGCCTCCGTCCCACTGTCCCCAGCCCAGAGCAAAGCAGACACCTGAAGCAGACACTGCTCCCCAAAAGCAGCGCCCCAAAAGATGCTGGGGCAGGCGCCATGGGCAAGGCTGTCTCCTTCTGGCCCTgccgtcctgctgctggcactctGTGAGTTGGGGCATTGCTGGGGTTGGGGGCTGAGGGCggaagggctgctgctgggggtagGACAGGCCCATGCTGGGCACGGGGAAGGAGGGGACAGTGTGTGTGCAGGGCACGCATGCAGCAGTGTGGGGCAGAATTATCTGGGGGAAAGCAGGATGGGGATGGCTTCCTCCAGCTATGACACAGATCTTGCAAGGGGCCCTTTTCTCCAGCACTAAAATGTTGTCTGGAGTCTTAGAGCGAGACTTTCAGAATGCTGGATGCTTTGGGGGGTTATGGGACTTAATGTGGAACAGGAAACACATCCAGAGCAAATTGGAATGGTTGCTAAGGGTGGACATGAAGTAGTTTCTGGAAGGAGACATGCAGGTAGGAAGGAGACTTCTCAGTCAGGATCTAGCAAGGGAAATGTGGGCAGTGAGGTGGGGGTGAGCCAGGTCACTTCCCCTCTAAGCAAAGCCCTCTCTGCCCCATGCTGCAGGTGCTGTCTTGACCACTCAGGACATTTGCAACTCCACACGTGATGGTGAGAGTGGGGATGGGTGGCAGAAGGGAGATGCGTCGGGGGTGGAgatgggaagggagaggggatTTGTTCTCCATGTCTGAAGCCCCGGACAAGAGACTTTTCAACATTTGGGATCCCACTCACTTTGCATCTTTGCCGTCAATAAAGCTGCATAGGGAATCCCTGCACTGTCTCTCCAGGTGACCTCACAGCTCCGACCCTCTtcctgaacacctccagtgCTCAGGAAGGGGAATCGTTTTCACTTCGCTGTACCATTGATGGTCATTCAGCCCCTACCCGAATTGTATTCTGCAAGGACAGGATGGAGGCACGCAGCCTGAAAGGTGAACTAGGAAAACTGATCTACACCATCACTCTGAAGGTCACCCAGGGGAGCGAGGGGACGTACATGTGTGGATACCAGCTCAAAGATGACAACAACCGAGTAAGGA
This window encodes:
- the LOC119715467 gene encoding uncharacterized protein isoform X3 — encoded protein: MLGQAPWARLSPSGPAVLLLALCAVLTTQDICNSTRDGDLTAPTLFLNTSSAQEGESFSLRCTIDGHSAPTRIVFCKDRMEARSLKGELGKLIYTITLKVTQGSEGTYMCGYQLKDDNNRVRSSALSAGRILHVPGAGVTTPDIGSSPGHGNASKSLAGPMAPGACRGRCPRPLHGAGNDEDSSADPSHYYANMDEMGRVNVSSAQAHPCRRACT
- the LOC119715467 gene encoding uncharacterized protein isoform X1 translates to MLGQAPWARLSPSGPAVLLLALCAVLTTQDICNSTRDGDLTAPTLFLNTSSAQEGESFSLRCTIDGHSAPTRIVFCKDRMEARSLKGELGKLIYTITLKVTQGSEGTYMCGYQLKDDNNRVRSSALSAGRILHVPGAGVTTPDIGSSPGHGNASKSLAGPMAPGMVLAVAAISLVLLAAGSWFAIRKGACRGRCPRPLHGAGNDEDSSADPSHYYANMDEMGRVNVSSAQAHPCRRACT